The following coding sequences are from one Kushneria phosphatilytica window:
- a CDS encoding DUF3320 domain-containing protein: MNNSSLQQKLELARHELLDMGLRGNPLLHVPSNKRFLDIVDEQSTEVANILVEEKKAMRFLPLPEAYEKDESGSDDELAAEQDEEQESLPPLEAYLEQEQGEERFSDLYLQTRLPARELDTRLIKLENEAHTLLQEQGIEVLYLALGFLEWYEDENAHTPRYAPLILLPVELQRESARAGFTLSFTNAEMGGNLALAARLKQDFRLTLPEFDEETSLVDYFGQVQQMIADRPRWEVHVDQIRLGLFSFGKFQMYTDLDPNNWPDSHQLLEHPQLEKLFETGYREDAERLEASSGHDLLKTPESLHLVKDADSSQLEAILAVMEGASLVVQGPPGTGKSQTISNLIGEALARGKKVLFVAQKMAALDVVKSRLDECHLGDAVLELHSHKSNKKAVLDSLRRVFDNGRPKVPDRSSAYQRLGEVRESLDGYVEEIRAPILASQTDYVTALGKMLQLQRDERLQALQRIDFERLRHWGPQELARGQRAMDAMGDYLAEYGPPSENSYRNSRRHDLSPGEEQELRKRVQQAADQLTEMNDNAVSLAQAMQLPIPQDFDDIAILQRAGKRALNAPHLAGVKVNTEQWQARRDEVHQAIAAGQALSRTHDAMQPRFIEAVYDADMLPIRTGLAGRADKWWRIFSGEYRRAASTLKGYARGQLTGTPVDWLGWVDELLEAQQHRKTLERLSPTCQTLFGAQWQGEESDWSVLAQLAEWIIDLYEAIGKGELPAGLAAFLDGNPDLREYTDQVEALQSHSERVRGMLQDLCRQIEWGEEVSALTLDTWHQRLAGWRDTAQLYAVVRFNQLSEDLEKAELGHLTATLANWSHAPRALSAWLELSYFGGLVDHAYVERPRLARFDRLTHERLIQEFNQLDGASFQYAQESLVKRLHANLPSKYAPGEMDILRREFTKKRRHLPIRKLLREAGAVIQQAKPVFMMSPMSVAGYLAQGNLDFDLVIFDEASQIPAPEALGAILRGRQVVVVGDSKQMPPTNFFGQSVELSDEEAEESATADVESILGMMKAQGMPERMLRWHYRSRHHSLIAVSNDQFYDNQLLIFPSPGVHPEARGLHFRHLPETHYDRGGSRTNAGEARAVAEAVIQHARQSPQLSLGVVAFSTAQREAILLEVERLRREHEELEHFFRHHDGGDEFFIKNLENVQGDERDVIFISVGYGRTSAGRLGQNFGPINKTGGERRLNVLISRARLAMDVFANFQADELKVTESSPFGVRALQAFLKYAETGELPTHEMTDREPDSPFEWEVMRAIQDLGYEVQPQVGSQGFFIDLAIRDPEAPGRFLLAVECDGASYHSSAVARDRDRLRQSVLEGLGWRFHRIWSTEWFRNAAAETQRLKEAIEAAQRHQKALEATSPGSEEDDSGESPQDAPGLPVDTDDEAAEPPPLSAAIEREAASQAAPSIPAYVPANTDTLGLSPADSQFEEIPRDRLQQAIHRVVAHEGPMHIKMLLSRLTDATGLQRAGARIQRRVEAESQSLERQGRLQRQGDFLSTPERTVPPRRDWSSLPASERKFELVPPGELEQALMLTLKDSVSIEPVDAMGAAINLLGFKRLTKPIRQRVETVLHELHDRGEVQERNGRLQLTDPTAHANA; encoded by the coding sequence ATGAACAATTCTTCACTTCAGCAGAAACTCGAGCTCGCCCGGCATGAGCTCCTCGACATGGGGCTGCGTGGGAATCCGCTGCTGCATGTGCCAAGCAACAAGCGCTTCCTCGACATCGTGGACGAGCAATCGACCGAGGTCGCCAACATTCTGGTCGAGGAAAAGAAGGCCATGCGCTTTCTGCCGCTTCCAGAGGCTTACGAGAAGGACGAATCCGGCTCTGATGACGAGCTGGCTGCGGAGCAGGACGAGGAGCAGGAGTCTCTTCCTCCCCTGGAAGCGTATCTAGAGCAGGAGCAGGGCGAGGAGCGGTTCAGCGACCTCTATCTGCAGACGCGCCTACCGGCTCGCGAGCTGGATACGCGACTGATCAAGCTGGAAAACGAAGCCCATACCCTGCTTCAGGAACAGGGCATCGAGGTACTGTATCTGGCGCTGGGGTTCCTGGAGTGGTACGAGGATGAGAACGCCCACACACCGCGTTATGCACCACTGATTCTGCTGCCGGTGGAGCTTCAGCGGGAGTCGGCTCGCGCCGGCTTTACGCTGTCGTTCACCAATGCCGAGATGGGCGGCAACCTGGCATTGGCCGCCCGGTTGAAGCAGGATTTCCGCCTGACGCTTCCCGAATTCGACGAAGAGACGTCGCTGGTGGATTACTTCGGCCAGGTCCAGCAGATGATCGCCGATCGCCCTCGCTGGGAGGTGCATGTCGATCAGATACGGCTGGGGCTCTTCTCGTTCGGCAAGTTCCAGATGTATACCGATCTGGATCCCAACAACTGGCCAGACTCTCATCAACTACTGGAACATCCTCAGCTCGAGAAACTGTTCGAAACCGGATACCGCGAGGATGCCGAGCGCCTCGAGGCGTCTTCCGGCCATGACCTGCTCAAAACACCCGAGTCTCTCCACCTGGTCAAGGATGCCGACTCAAGCCAGCTCGAGGCCATCCTCGCGGTAATGGAAGGTGCCAGCCTGGTGGTCCAGGGGCCTCCGGGAACCGGCAAGTCGCAGACGATCAGCAACCTCATCGGAGAGGCACTGGCGCGAGGCAAGAAAGTCCTGTTCGTCGCCCAGAAGATGGCGGCCCTGGACGTCGTGAAATCACGCCTGGATGAGTGTCATCTCGGCGATGCCGTGCTGGAGCTGCACAGCCACAAGAGCAACAAGAAGGCGGTTCTCGATTCGCTGCGCCGCGTGTTCGATAACGGGCGCCCCAAGGTGCCGGATCGCTCAAGCGCGTATCAGCGTCTCGGCGAGGTGCGAGAGTCGCTGGACGGCTATGTGGAAGAGATCCGTGCTCCCATCCTGGCCTCGCAGACCGACTACGTGACGGCGCTGGGGAAAATGCTGCAACTCCAGCGTGATGAACGCTTGCAGGCCTTGCAGCGGATCGACTTCGAGCGCCTCCGCCACTGGGGCCCCCAAGAACTGGCACGAGGGCAGCGTGCCATGGATGCCATGGGTGATTATCTGGCCGAGTACGGGCCACCCTCCGAGAACTCTTATCGTAACTCGCGGCGCCATGATCTGTCGCCCGGCGAAGAACAGGAGCTTCGCAAGCGGGTTCAGCAGGCCGCCGATCAACTGACGGAAATGAACGACAATGCCGTCAGCCTCGCCCAGGCCATGCAGCTGCCGATTCCGCAGGACTTCGATGACATTGCCATCCTTCAGCGGGCCGGCAAGCGAGCGCTCAATGCCCCGCACCTGGCCGGGGTAAAGGTAAATACCGAGCAGTGGCAGGCCCGTCGTGACGAGGTGCATCAGGCCATCGCCGCCGGTCAGGCGCTGTCGCGTACCCATGACGCCATGCAGCCACGCTTCATCGAGGCCGTGTATGACGCCGACATGCTGCCGATTCGCACCGGGCTCGCCGGACGGGCCGACAAGTGGTGGCGCATCTTTTCCGGCGAGTATCGGCGTGCCGCTTCCACCTTGAAAGGCTATGCCCGCGGGCAGCTGACGGGCACGCCGGTAGACTGGCTGGGCTGGGTGGATGAGCTGCTGGAAGCTCAGCAACACCGCAAGACGCTGGAGCGCCTGTCCCCCACCTGTCAGACCCTGTTCGGGGCACAGTGGCAGGGCGAGGAAAGTGACTGGTCAGTACTGGCGCAACTCGCCGAGTGGATCATCGACCTGTACGAGGCGATCGGCAAGGGAGAGTTGCCGGCGGGGCTGGCGGCCTTCCTAGATGGCAATCCGGACCTGCGTGAATACACCGATCAAGTCGAGGCGCTGCAATCCCACTCAGAGCGCGTCCGGGGAATGCTTCAGGATTTGTGCCGGCAGATTGAATGGGGCGAGGAAGTCTCGGCATTGACGCTGGACACTTGGCATCAGCGTCTTGCCGGCTGGCGGGACACCGCTCAACTGTATGCCGTGGTCCGCTTCAATCAGCTGAGCGAAGATCTCGAGAAAGCCGAGCTGGGGCATCTTACGGCAACCCTGGCCAACTGGTCTCATGCACCGCGTGCCCTGAGCGCATGGCTGGAACTGAGCTATTTTGGTGGCCTGGTGGATCATGCCTATGTCGAGCGTCCGCGCCTGGCGCGTTTCGACCGGCTGACTCACGAGCGCCTCATTCAGGAATTCAATCAGCTGGATGGGGCCAGCTTCCAGTACGCCCAAGAATCGCTGGTCAAGCGGCTGCATGCCAACCTCCCGTCCAAGTATGCGCCGGGAGAAATGGATATCCTGCGCCGGGAGTTCACCAAGAAGCGCCGCCACCTGCCCATTCGCAAATTGCTGCGTGAAGCCGGGGCCGTCATCCAGCAGGCCAAGCCGGTATTCATGATGAGTCCGATGTCGGTGGCGGGTTATCTCGCTCAAGGGAATCTGGACTTCGACTTGGTGATCTTCGACGAGGCGAGTCAGATCCCGGCCCCCGAGGCCCTGGGCGCCATCCTGCGTGGCCGTCAGGTCGTCGTAGTCGGTGACAGCAAGCAGATGCCTCCTACCAACTTCTTCGGGCAGTCTGTCGAGCTCAGTGACGAGGAGGCCGAAGAGAGCGCCACGGCCGACGTGGAGAGCATCCTAGGCATGATGAAGGCGCAAGGCATGCCGGAACGCATGCTGCGCTGGCACTACCGCAGTCGCCACCACTCCCTGATCGCCGTCTCGAACGATCAATTCTACGACAATCAGTTACTGATCTTTCCCAGTCCGGGCGTCCACCCGGAGGCCAGAGGCCTGCATTTTCGCCACCTGCCGGAGACCCATTACGATCGGGGCGGTTCACGGACCAACGCCGGTGAAGCCCGGGCCGTTGCCGAGGCAGTGATCCAGCATGCCCGACAGTCGCCCCAGCTGTCGCTCGGGGTGGTGGCCTTCAGTACCGCGCAACGCGAAGCCATTCTGTTGGAGGTGGAGCGCCTGCGCCGCGAGCACGAGGAGCTCGAACACTTCTTCCGCCACCACGATGGCGGTGACGAATTTTTCATCAAGAACCTGGAAAACGTTCAGGGTGATGAACGTGATGTGATCTTCATCAGTGTGGGGTACGGACGGACGTCGGCGGGCCGCCTAGGGCAAAACTTCGGCCCGATCAACAAGACGGGCGGCGAGCGCCGACTCAACGTGTTGATTTCCCGCGCACGGCTGGCCATGGACGTCTTTGCCAACTTCCAGGCCGATGAGTTGAAAGTCACCGAATCATCGCCATTCGGGGTCCGTGCTCTGCAAGCCTTCCTCAAGTATGCCGAGACGGGAGAGCTACCGACCCACGAGATGACGGACAGAGAACCGGACTCGCCCTTCGAATGGGAGGTGATGCGAGCCATCCAGGACCTGGGTTACGAGGTCCAGCCGCAGGTGGGGAGTCAGGGCTTCTTCATCGATCTGGCGATACGTGATCCCGAGGCACCGGGACGCTTCCTGCTGGCTGTGGAATGTGATGGAGCCAGTTATCACAGCAGCGCCGTGGCCAGGGATCGGGACCGGTTACGCCAGTCGGTGCTGGAGGGGCTGGGATGGCGCTTCCACCGCATCTGGAGCACCGAGTGGTTCCGTAATGCCGCTGCCGAGACCCAACGCCTGAAGGAAGCCATCGAGGCCGCTCAGCGCCATCAGAAAGCCCTTGAAGCAACGAGCCCCGGCTCCGAGGAGGACGACTCGGGTGAAAGCCCTCAAGACGCCCCGGGTCTCCCCGTGGATACCGACGACGAAGCGGCTGAGCCACCACCGCTTTCGGCCGCCATCGAGCGAGAGGCTGCCTCCCAGGCGGCGCCCAGCATTCCGGCCTACGTGCCAGCGAACACGGACACCCTGGGGCTCTCGCCAGCTGATAGCCAGTTCGAGGAAATCCCCCGTGACCGACTTCAACAGGCCATTCACCGGGTGGTGGCGCACGAGGGGCCCATGCACATCAAGATGCTGCTTTCGAGGCTGACTGACGCAACAGGCCTGCAGCGGGCCGGGGCGCGGATCCAGCGTCGGGTCGAGGCCGAGAGTCAGTCCCTGGAGCGTCAGGGACGTTTACAGCGTCAGGGGGACTTCCTGAGTACGCCGGAACGAACGGTACCGCCTCGGCGCGACTGGAGCAGCCTGCCGGCCAGCGAGCGCAAGTTTGAGCTCGTGCCGCCCGGCGAACTGGAGCAGGCGCTCATGCTCACCCTGAAAGACAGTGTCTCGATCGAGCCAGTGGACGCGATGGGAGCGGCCATCAACTTGCTTGGCTTCAAGCGCCTGACCAAGCCGATCCGCCAGCGTGTCGAAACCGTGCTTCATGAGCTACATGACCGGGGTGAGGTGCAGGAGCGCAATGGACGTTTGCAGCTGACCGACCCCACGGCTCATGCTAACGCCTAG